The Acidobacteriota bacterium DNA segment GAGGAACTGAGGGGAAGTCTCTCACGACTGACCGCCGAAAAGCAGAACGAATCGAAGACTCTCCAGGAAGAGATCCGGAAGCTCAAGGCTTCTCTTTCCGACCAGCAGCGGCGAACCGGTTTATTGAGAGAGGGCCTGGTTTCGCGGGAAGCCCACGACTGGTCCCTGGAGCAGGAGATCGAAAAACTGGCCAACCTCATTTCCGGCGAGCCCGAAGCCAGCTTCTCCCGCCAGACCGACATCGCCCGCACCCTGCAGAGAATCCACGAACTCCTCCGGGAAGGCACCGCCCTGGCCCAGCAGGCCAAGGCCGCCGAGACCCGCCCGCGCGGACGCCGGACCGTGTCCGCCGACTCCAACTGAATCACCCTTGCTGAGACCAGCGGCCGCTGGCGGCCGGTTGGCGAAAGTGATCGTAGACGTTCCTGGCGATGCGGGGAGAGGTTTCGGCGATCAGTCGGTCCAGCGGCGCGGCGGCAATTTGCGGGACGCTCCCCAAGCGTTGCAGCAGCCGCTTGGCGGTCTTGTCGCCGACCCCGGGTATCTGGGTGAGCACCGAAGTGAGGGTTCGTCCGGAGCGGCGCCGACGATGGAAGGTCACGGCAAAGCGGTGGGTTTCGTCCCGGATGCGCTGGATCAGCCGCAGGACCGGAGAATGCCTGTTCAAGCGTATCGGCTCCCGCTCGCTGCCTCTGACGTAGATGAGCTCTTCTTTCTTGGCGATGCTGGCCAGAGGCTGGGTGGTCAGGTCCAGAGCGTCGAGCGCGGCGGCGGCAGCGTGAAGCTGTCCCACTCCACCGTCCACCAGGACCAGGTCGGGCAGGGCCCGGCGTTCCTGCAGGAGTCGGCGGTAACGGCGAGAGATGACTTCAACCATGCTCTTGAAGTCGTCGGGCCCGCTGACCGTCTTGATGATGAATTTCCGGTAGTCGGCCTTCTTCATTCGGCCCTCCTCCCAGACCACCATGCAGGCCACGCAATCCGACCCTTGAATGTTGGAAACATCGAAGGACTCGATCCGCTGGGGAGGGTTTTCCAGGTCCATCAACTCGGCCAGAGCCTCGCCGATCATCCGGCTGCCGGGGTTCAATGTCCGGAAGCGCTGGTCGAAAGTCAGCCGGGCGTTCTTTTGGGCCAGGCCGACGAGGTGCTTCTTGGTACCGCGGAGGGGTTCCTTGACAACCACCTTTCTTCCCTTCCGGCTGGAAAGATAGGAAGCCAGGATGGATTGATCCTCAAAGCCGCAGGAAACCAGGACCTCGTCGGGGGTAAAACTGGAGCCGAAGTAATACTGCTTGAGCAGCGAGGCCAGAATATCTTCGTTGGTGGCGCCGCTGGCCAGGTCTTCCCAAAAGTACTGGTGCCTGTCGACCACGCGGCCGCTCCGCAAATGGAATAGCTGCACGGCCGCCTTGGTTTCCTCCCGATGGAGCGCGAAGACGTCCACGTCGTCGGTTCGGCTGGAAGACATGCGTTGGGGCTCGGAGAGTTGGTCGATGGTCCGGATCATGTCCCGCAGATGGGCCGCCAGCTCGAACCGTTCCTCATCGGCCGCCTTCAACATCTTGCCGCGCAGGCTCTTGATGAGTTCGCGCCGCTTTCCCTCCATGAACCACCTGAGATCCTGGACCCTGCCGGCATAATCCTCCCGGCTGCACACCGAAGCCACGCAAGGCCCCATGCAGCGCTTGATGTGGTAGTCGAGGCACACCCTGGGCCGCCGTCCGTCTATTTCGATGGAGCAGGTACGGATCTGGAAGTGCCGACTCATCAGTTTGAAAATCCGTGAGGCCAGGCTGGCGGGAAAGAAGGGTCCGAAATAGAGGGCTCCGTCGTTCTTGACCCGGCGGGTGACCAGGATGCGCGGAAAGGGTTCGTTGACGGTCAGCTTGATGCAGGGGTAGGTCTTGTCGTCCCTGAGGAGGATGTTGTACTTGGGCTTGTGCTGCTTGATCAGGTTGTTCTCGAGTGCCAGGGCTT contains these protein-coding regions:
- the uvrC gene encoding excinuclease ABC subunit UvrC produces the protein MQALEEKTADLPVEPGVYLYKDGRGDIIYAGKAKSLRHRVRSYFQDSRPSDIKLDQLRSEIADLECIVVDNEMEALALENNLIKQHKPKYNILLRDDKTYPCIKLTVNEPFPRILVTRRVKNDGALYFGPFFPASLASRIFKLMSRHFQIRTCSIEIDGRRPRVCLDYHIKRCMGPCVASVCSREDYAGRVQDLRWFMEGKRRELIKSLRGKMLKAADEERFELAAHLRDMIRTIDQLSEPQRMSSSRTDDVDVFALHREETKAAVQLFHLRSGRVVDRHQYFWEDLASGATNEDILASLLKQYYFGSSFTPDEVLVSCGFEDQSILASYLSSRKGRKVVVKEPLRGTKKHLVGLAQKNARLTFDQRFRTLNPGSRMIGEALAELMDLENPPQRIESFDVSNIQGSDCVACMVVWEEGRMKKADYRKFIIKTVSGPDDFKSMVEVISRRYRRLLQERRALPDLVLVDGGVGQLHAAAAALDALDLTTQPLASIAKKEELIYVRGSEREPIRLNRHSPVLRLIQRIRDETHRFAVTFHRRRRSGRTLTSVLTQIPGVGDKTAKRLLQRLGSVPQIAAAPLDRLIAETSPRIARNVYDHFRQPAASGRWSQQG